One Calonectris borealis chromosome 16, bCalBor7.hap1.2, whole genome shotgun sequence DNA window includes the following coding sequences:
- the MED9 gene encoding mediator of RNA polymerase II transcription subunit 9 isoform X2 produces MASGGAAARAAEEPPPPEPPAEQKPPPPPPPPAQEEFSFLPLVHDIIKCSNRSRVRQRSFFPGAYTQHAYVILPSPKRDTGVQTEGEFSLLHGNVLKLQTSS; encoded by the exons ATGGCTtcggggggcgccgccgcccgcgccgccgaggagccgccgccgcccgagcCGCCCGCCGAGCAGaagccgccaccgccgccgccgccgcccgcgcagGAGGAGTTCTCCTTCCTGCCGCTCGTCCACGACATCATCAAATG CAGCAACAGGTCACGGGTGAGACAGAGATCTTTTTTTCCAGGTGCCTACACACAACACGCGTATGTAATCTTACCTTCCCCAAAGAGAGATACGGGAGTTCAAACAGAGGGAGAATTTAGCCTGCTCCATGGTAATGTTTTAAAGCTGCAGACCAGCTCCTGA
- the MED9 gene encoding mediator of RNA polymerase II transcription subunit 9 isoform X1: MASGGAAARAAEEPPPPEPPAEQKPPPPPPPPAQEEFSFLPLVHDIIKCMDKDSQDVHQVLNELKNKFQEMRKLISSMPGIGVSPEQQQQQLQNLREQVRTKNELLQKYKSLCMFEIPKE, translated from the exons ATGGCTtcggggggcgccgccgcccgcgccgccgaggagccgccgccgcccgagcCGCCCGCCGAGCAGaagccgccaccgccgccgccgccgcccgcgcagGAGGAGTTCTCCTTCCTGCCGCTCGTCCACGACATCATCAAATG catgGACAAGGACAGCCAGGATGTTCACCAGGTGCTGAATGAGCTCAAGAACAAGTTCCAGGAGATGAGGAAGCTGATCAGCTCCATGCCCGGCATCGGTGTgagcccagagcagcagcagcagcagctgcagaacctGCGGGAGCAGGTCAGGACCAAAAATGAACTGCTGCAAAAGTACAAGAGCCTTTGCATGTTTGAAATCCCGAAGGAGTAA
- the RASD1 gene encoding dexamethasone-induced Ras-related protein 1 isoform X1, with amino-acid sequence MKLAAMIKKMCPSEAELSIPAKNCYRMVILGSSKVGKTAIVSRFLTGRFEEQYTPTIEDFHRKFYSIRGEVYQLDILDTSGNHPFPAMRRLSILTGDVFILVFSLDNRDSFEEVQRLKQQILETKSCLKNKTKENIEVPLVICGNKGDRDFYREVQPREIEQLVGGDPKKCAYFEISAKKNSSLDEMFQALFAMAKLPSEMSPDLHRKVSVQYCDILHKKALKGKKLLKEAGRGSTEEAYGVVAPFARRPSVHSDLMYIREKAIGGGHGKEKDRCVIS; translated from the exons ATGAAACTGGCAGCGATGATCAAGAAGATGTGTCCCAGCGAGGCCGAGCTGAGCATCCCCGCCAAGAACTGCTACCGCATGGTCATCCTGGGCTCCTCCAAGGTGGGCAAGACGGCCATCGTCTCACGCTTCCTCACCGGCCGCTTCGAGGAGCAATACACGCCCACCATCGAGGACTTCCACCGCAAGTTCTACAGCATCCGCGGTGAGGTCTACCAGCTCGACATCCTGGACACATCGGGCAACCACCCCTTTCCAGCCATGCGCCGTCTCTCCATCCTCACAG GAGACGTGTTCATCCTCGTCTTCAGCCTGGACAACCGGGACTCCTTTGAGGAGGTGCAGCGCCTGAAGCAGCAAATCCTCGAGACCAAGTcatgcctgaagaacaaaaccaaggaGAACATAGAGGTGCCCCTGGTCATCTGTGGCAACAAGGGCGACCGGGACTTTTACCGGGAGGTGCAGCCCCGGGAGATCGAGCAGCTGGTGGGAGGGGACCCCAAAAAATGCGCCTACTTCGAGATCTCAGCCAAAAAGAACAGCAGCCTGGACGAGATGTTCCAGGCGCTCTTCGCCATGGCCAAGCTGCCCAGCGAGATGAGCCCCGACCTGCACCGCAAGGTCTCAGTCCAGTACTGCGACATCCTGCATAAGAAGGCACTGAAAGGcaaaaagctgctgaaagaagCGGGCCGCGGCAGCACGGAGGAGGCGTACGGCGTCGTGGCCCCCTTTGCCCGGCGACCCAGCGTCCACAGCGACCTCATGTACATCCGGGAGAAAGCCATCGGCGGCGGGCACGGCAAGGAGAAGGATCGCTGCGTGATCAGCTAG
- the RASD1 gene encoding dexamethasone-induced Ras-related protein 1 isoform X2 gives MKLAAMIKKMCPSEAELSIPAKNCYRMVILGSSKVGKTAIVSRFLTGRFEEQYTPTIEDFHRKFYSIRGEVYQLDILDTSGNHPFPAMRRLSILTANPRDQVMPEEQNQGEHRGAPGHLWQQGRPGLLPGGAAPGDRAAGGRGPQKMRLLRDLSQKEQQPGRDVPGALRHGQAAQRDEPRPAPQGLSPVLRHPA, from the exons ATGAAACTGGCAGCGATGATCAAGAAGATGTGTCCCAGCGAGGCCGAGCTGAGCATCCCCGCCAAGAACTGCTACCGCATGGTCATCCTGGGCTCCTCCAAGGTGGGCAAGACGGCCATCGTCTCACGCTTCCTCACCGGCCGCTTCGAGGAGCAATACACGCCCACCATCGAGGACTTCCACCGCAAGTTCTACAGCATCCGCGGTGAGGTCTACCAGCTCGACATCCTGGACACATCGGGCAACCACCCCTTTCCAGCCATGCGCCGTCTCTCCATCCTCACAG CAAATCCTCGAGACCAAGTcatgcctgaagaacaaaaccaaggaGAACATAGAGGTGCCCCTGGTCATCTGTGGCAACAAGGGCGACCGGGACTTTTACCGGGAGGTGCAGCCCCGGGAGATCGAGCAGCTGGTGGGAGGGGACCCCAAAAAATGCGCCTACTTCGAGATCTCAGCCAAAAAGAACAGCAGCCTGGACGAGATGTTCCAGGCGCTCTTCGCCATGGCCAAGCTGCCCAGCGAGATGAGCCCCGACCTGCACCGCAAGGTCTCAGTCCAGTACTGCGACATCCTGCATAA